The Sulfitobacter sp. SK011 genome has a window encoding:
- a CDS encoding FAD-binding oxidoreductase, producing MDDFRNTLETLSLDFGGEMIDPEDPRFDGTRGVWNAMIDRRPALIAQCMSAGDVQTAVKLAVARDLPIAIRGGGHNVAGHAVCDGGVMIDLSLMRGVTVDVSARAAKVEGGALWRDVDAATQAHGLATPGGLISDTGVAGLTLSGGIGWLRALHGLSIDNLVAADVVTADGSLIHTSADENPELLWALQGGGGNFGVVVQFEFALHPIGPEVMFAAPIYLVEDGPEPIRAWRDFLAKHGDRVGSLCEFSTAGGEDFPEEHWGKRVFTLACVYNGDAAIGETLLQPLRELGDMSTDFSGRLNYCDVQQLFDTLMPAGDFRCYWKARYLTELTDEMIDIAMANAMAAPSDNSLSSLWNFGGATAKVAADATAFGDRSMGWMYSLDGVWADPNDDEANIAWSREGWSNSERFGHHGRAYLNFTGHGEDNAALTRTSFGPNYDRLVEVKTKYDPQNRFCFNQNIAPAT from the coding sequence ATGGATGACTTTAGAAACACTTTAGAAACGCTGTCACTCGATTTTGGTGGCGAGATGATTGACCCCGAAGACCCGCGATTTGATGGTACGCGGGGTGTTTGGAACGCCATGATAGATCGCCGCCCGGCGCTGATCGCTCAATGCATGTCTGCTGGCGACGTGCAGACCGCCGTCAAGCTCGCGGTTGCCCGTGACCTGCCCATTGCTATTCGTGGCGGCGGACACAATGTTGCGGGGCATGCGGTCTGTGACGGCGGCGTGATGATCGACCTGTCGCTTATGCGCGGAGTGACGGTCGATGTCTCTGCGCGGGCTGCAAAGGTGGAAGGCGGCGCGTTGTGGCGTGATGTCGATGCCGCGACGCAGGCTCATGGTCTGGCCACGCCCGGTGGTCTGATTTCCGACACTGGCGTCGCGGGCCTGACGCTTTCGGGTGGCATTGGTTGGTTGCGCGCGCTGCATGGATTGTCGATCGACAATCTGGTTGCCGCGGACGTGGTCACCGCCGACGGTTCGTTGATCCACACAAGTGCTGACGAAAACCCCGAATTGCTTTGGGCCTTGCAAGGTGGGGGCGGCAACTTCGGTGTCGTGGTCCAGTTCGAATTCGCGCTGCATCCCATTGGTCCGGAAGTTATGTTCGCAGCCCCAATCTACCTCGTCGAAGACGGCCCCGAACCCATTCGCGCATGGCGCGACTTTCTCGCCAAACATGGCGATAGAGTTGGATCGCTTTGCGAATTTTCCACTGCAGGGGGCGAGGATTTCCCCGAGGAACATTGGGGCAAGCGGGTCTTTACGCTGGCTTGCGTGTACAACGGTGACGCCGCGATAGGTGAAACGCTTCTTCAGCCCCTTCGCGAGCTTGGCGACATGTCGACCGATTTTTCCGGGCGATTGAATTATTGCGATGTGCAACAACTCTTCGACACTCTCATGCCTGCCGGAGATTTTCGCTGCTACTGGAAAGCGCGCTATCTGACAGAACTGACAGATGAGATGATTGACATTGCCATGGCCAACGCAATGGCCGCGCCTTCGGACAACTCACTCTCATCGCTTTGGAACTTTGGTGGAGCGACTGCGAAAGTAGCAGCAGACGCCACCGCGTTTGGCGACCGATCGATGGGATGGATGTATTCACTGGATGGCGTCTGGGCCGACCCCAACGACGACGAGGCAAACATTGCCTGGTCTCGCGAAGGCTGGTCCAATTCCGAACGCTTCGGTCATCATGGGCGCGCTTATCTTAATTTCACGGGACATGGTGAGGATAACGCGGCCCTGACACGGACAAGCTTTGGCCCCAATTATGATCGGCTTGTTGAAGTGAAGACCAAATACGATCCGCAAAACCGGTTTTGCTTCAATCAGAATATCGCCCCGGCGACATAG
- a CDS encoding GlxA family transcriptional regulator, producing MTETKKPLIVLLAAPETSASVLYGLYDVLLSVGAVYSDMVSGSPGDELLDIKIASADGKPFHCIGNIPVEPHMSADNQATPDAVVICDMYTSIYDVPKGRYPREISWLRKMHTDGAMLTSVCSGSLLLAEAGFLDGQEATAHWAYRDMFQRHYPKVAFRNESILCLAAQADRIVTAGGVSAWHDLAVYLIARFCGYKHAIETAKVFLISGHSEGQSPYSVMTRPMETSDAQISDCQVWIADNYALTKPVKQMVARSGLNPRTFSRRFRSATGFAPIEYVQALRIEEAKQMLETDVHSVDEVGGSVGYVDPASFRRTFKRSVGLSPAAYRKKFQRISQIAKPIAVG from the coding sequence ATGACCGAAACCAAAAAGCCCCTGATCGTGTTACTCGCCGCACCAGAAACATCGGCATCCGTTCTCTATGGATTATACGATGTCTTGCTCTCCGTGGGCGCTGTCTATTCTGACATGGTCTCAGGATCGCCAGGTGACGAACTGTTGGACATCAAGATTGCGTCGGCCGACGGAAAACCGTTTCATTGTATTGGCAATATTCCGGTTGAACCGCACATGTCGGCTGACAATCAAGCGACGCCTGATGCCGTTGTCATTTGCGACATGTACACGTCGATCTACGATGTCCCGAAAGGCCGATACCCGCGGGAAATTTCCTGGTTGCGAAAGATGCACACGGATGGGGCTATGCTTACGTCGGTCTGTTCAGGATCGCTCCTTCTTGCAGAAGCCGGGTTTCTGGACGGGCAAGAGGCGACAGCGCATTGGGCGTACCGAGATATGTTTCAACGTCATTATCCAAAAGTCGCCTTTCGCAATGAATCGATCTTGTGTTTGGCAGCCCAAGCAGATCGCATTGTTACGGCAGGCGGGGTCAGCGCGTGGCATGATTTGGCTGTCTACCTGATCGCCAGGTTCTGCGGATACAAACATGCGATTGAAACCGCGAAAGTTTTTCTTATCAGCGGCCACTCTGAAGGCCAGTCACCATACTCCGTCATGACCCGCCCAATGGAAACCTCGGATGCGCAAATCTCTGACTGCCAAGTCTGGATTGCCGACAACTACGCCCTCACTAAGCCGGTCAAACAAATGGTCGCGCGATCCGGCCTGAACCCTCGTACCTTTTCACGCCGGTTTCGCTCTGCAACTGGCTTTGCGCCCATCGAATACGTGCAGGCACTTAGAATAGAAGAAGCCAAGCAGATGCTTGAAACTGATGTGCATTCTGTGGATGAAGTTGGCGGTTCAGTTGGTTACGTAGACCCTGCCTCGTTTCGTCGGACCTTCAAACGAAGCGTCGGTCTGTCACCGGCAGCCTACCGAAAGAAGTTTCAACGCATTTCGCAGATCGCCAAGCCAATTGCCGTGGGATAA
- a CDS encoding homocysteine S-methyltransferase family protein encodes MSRPRPQLPHQTDKIFLTDGGTETWLMYKRGFELPEFSAFHLLNDERAVGALREYYTAFANIAAQLGTPFIFDSLTYRASRDWGALLGYSTQGLSDMNHKCFDLYRECAAEAGLMAEDTVLSGCIGPKGDAYKTNHDLTAEGAETYHTEQIATFKDAGVDIVTALTLNTTNEAIGIARASAKAGLPSVIAFTIEKGRKLRSGETLKQAIETVDAATSNAPAYYMINCSHPVDFGPALTSEPWTDRIRGLRANASSLDHGTLCQLGHLEEGNPDELASQYAGIRAAHPKMNVFGGCCGTDCVHVEKIGRALLAAA; translated from the coding sequence ATGTCACGACCACGCCCCCAACTGCCGCACCAGACCGACAAGATTTTCCTGACCGACGGCGGAACCGAAACCTGGCTTATGTACAAGCGCGGTTTCGAGCTTCCGGAATTCAGCGCCTTTCACCTGCTAAATGACGAACGCGCGGTCGGGGCATTGCGGGAGTATTACACCGCCTTCGCCAATATAGCCGCGCAGCTTGGAACGCCCTTCATTTTTGACAGCCTGACATACCGTGCCAGCCGGGACTGGGGGGCGTTGCTTGGGTATTCCACGCAGGGTCTTTCGGACATGAACCACAAATGCTTTGATCTCTACCGTGAATGCGCCGCTGAAGCCGGGCTGATGGCCGAGGATACCGTGCTTAGCGGGTGCATCGGGCCCAAGGGCGACGCCTACAAGACGAACCACGACCTGACCGCCGAGGGTGCCGAGACCTACCACACGGAGCAGATCGCGACGTTCAAGGACGCAGGCGTCGATATCGTGACCGCGCTGACCCTGAACACAACGAACGAGGCCATCGGCATCGCAAGGGCATCGGCCAAGGCCGGGTTGCCGTCGGTGATCGCCTTCACGATCGAGAAAGGCCGCAAACTTCGCAGTGGTGAGACGTTGAAACAAGCGATTGAAACGGTCGACGCCGCAACCTCGAACGCACCGGCCTATTACATGATCAACTGCTCGCACCCGGTCGATTTTGGCCCCGCACTTACCAGCGAGCCCTGGACAGACCGCATCCGCGGGCTGCGGGCCAACGCGTCATCGCTGGATCACGGCACCCTGTGCCAGTTGGGCCACCTCGAAGAGGGCAACCCGGATGAACTGGCGTCCCAGTACGCCGGTATCCGGGCAGCCCATCCAAAAATGAATGTCTTTGGCGGGTGTTGCGGCACGGACTGTGTGCATGTCGAGAAAATCGGACGGGCCCTGTTGGCTGCTGCGTGA
- a CDS encoding substrate-binding domain-containing protein, with the protein MPTTLRMFVPAAIRAVMDRLTPRLEAETGVRLIQEVELNPLIPKRIRAGEPYDIGLTNPPYAKALIVDGFADGDSHRAFGRVSLAVARKGVANGQIIADSHGIEALLRSAKSIAYTGAGTSGRTYLDVMERMGLTDSVLPQSYAVAGGVPAVTVATGEYELAIAPLTTVIATPGVVPAAVFPEHLGTHIDMSVFRTAASPTAAATVIDILTDHDLDDELAAAGIARFQLI; encoded by the coding sequence ATGCCGACTACATTGCGCATGTTCGTTCCTGCGGCGATCCGGGCTGTCATGGACCGCCTCACGCCGCGCTTAGAAGCCGAGACAGGCGTGCGGCTCATACAAGAGGTTGAGCTTAACCCACTGATACCGAAACGGATCAGAGCTGGTGAGCCTTATGACATTGGCCTGACCAATCCACCTTATGCGAAGGCCTTGATCGTTGACGGATTTGCAGACGGCGACAGCCACCGTGCATTCGGGCGTGTCTCACTTGCGGTTGCGCGCAAGGGCGTGGCGAATGGCCAAATAATAGCGGACTCACATGGTATCGAAGCGCTTCTCCGCAGCGCAAAAAGCATAGCCTATACAGGCGCTGGGACGAGCGGACGCACCTATCTGGATGTGATGGAGCGCATGGGACTGACTGACTCCGTCTTGCCGCAAAGTTATGCGGTGGCTGGGGGCGTGCCCGCGGTGACGGTCGCGACTGGCGAATACGAGCTTGCAATTGCCCCTCTCACAACAGTGATTGCCACGCCCGGAGTCGTTCCCGCAGCCGTGTTCCCGGAACACCTTGGGACACATATAGACATGTCGGTATTTCGGACCGCCGCATCACCAACAGCCGCGGCAACAGTGATTGACATCCTAACCGATCACGATCTCGACGATGAACTCGCTGCGGCGGGAATTGCGCGTTTTCAACTGATCTGA
- a CDS encoding deiodinase-like protein, which translates to MWVRRDVSMSRIAFEMRDQMDDMSEADFEDTMGLSKSEFRDYLRSAADQEDKCLAQEGEPAPNFAAHTLNAEGSISSGLLDLSDLRGAPVSLIFGCYTCPVFRRQSDRMKQLIEHYGGRVQFVFVYVLEAHPTDGWNTDSNRATGVMYAQTINLEDRAKVANDWRSAYEFENPVVLDWPDNRINADYAGEPERLYVLDGDGIVTFKSEQGPYYDSHLEDWAAALENVVRSN; encoded by the coding sequence GTGTGGGTCAGGAGGGATGTTTCTATGAGTAGAATTGCATTCGAAATGCGGGACCAGATGGATGACATGTCGGAAGCCGATTTCGAAGACACCATGGGCTTGAGTAAATCTGAATTCCGCGACTACCTAAGATCGGCTGCAGACCAAGAGGATAAGTGCCTTGCGCAAGAGGGCGAACCTGCACCCAATTTTGCCGCTCACACTCTGAACGCCGAAGGAAGTATCTCTTCCGGACTTCTGGACCTTTCCGATCTTCGTGGCGCTCCTGTCTCGCTGATATTTGGGTGCTACACATGCCCGGTTTTCCGTCGCCAATCAGATAGGATGAAGCAACTGATTGAGCACTACGGTGGACGGGTTCAGTTCGTTTTTGTCTATGTGTTGGAGGCGCATCCAACAGATGGATGGAACACTGATTCAAACAGAGCGACCGGAGTAATGTATGCCCAGACCATCAATTTGGAGGACCGTGCCAAAGTAGCCAATGACTGGCGAAGCGCATACGAATTCGAGAATCCGGTTGTGCTTGATTGGCCAGACAATCGAATAAACGCGGATTATGCTGGAGAACCAGAACGGCTTTATGTGCTGGACGGTGACGGCATCGTGACGTTCAAATCGGAACAGGGGCCATACTACGATAGCCATCTCGAGGACTGGGCCGCCGCCCTAGAAAATGTCGTCCGCTCAAATTAG